In Deinococcus seoulensis, the sequence CGGCCGCCCCAAACTGGCCGGCAAGTGGGGCATCACCATGCTCCCCAAAGGCCCCTCCGGGAAGAGCACCGCCTTCGAGGGCGGCAGCCTGATCGGCATCATGAGCTACACCAGGGTCCCCGACCTCGCCGCCGACTTCATCAAGCAGCTGTACTCCACCCGCACCACCGTCGCCATGATCAAGGGCGCCAACGAACTCGGCACGCTCTGGCTGCCCGCCGGACGGCAGGACCTCGTCACGCAGGTGAACCTCCCCGCCGACCAGAAAGCCATCCTGATGCGCCAGCTGAGCGACTCCGACGGCCCGCCCAACTGCCCCGGCTGGGAGCAGAGCGGCGACGCCGTGCAGAAAGCCGTGCAGCAGGTCGTCTTCAACGGCGCCAGTCCCAAAGCCGCCCTCGACGACGCCGCGAAGACCATGAACGCCAACCTCAGCAAGTACGGCAAGTAAGCCGCGGCCAGGGCGCCGTGAGTGTCACGGCGCCCGCACCCGCACCGGGGTTCCCATGACCAATCACGCGCCCGCCAGAGTCCAGAACGCCGCGCCGCCCGCTCCGTACCGCCGCGCCCACCCGGCGCGGCGCTTTCTCACGCAGCACGCCCCGGCCCTGGGCCTCACCCTGCCCTTCCTGATCCTGTTCGCGCTGTTCGGCATCTGGCCGGTCCTGCGCTCGCTGTACCTCAGCTTCACCGACTACGACGCCATCAGCACCCCCACCCTGATCGGCACCGCCAACTACAGCACCCTGCTGGCCGACCCGCGCTTCGTCAAGGCGCTGACGAACACGGCCACGTACATGGTCGGCACGTCGCTGCTGAGCACCGCGCTGGGCCTGCTGCTCGCCCTGGTGTTCGGCGGGCAGCGCCTGAGCGATCAGATCATGCGCGCCTGCTTCTTCCTGCCGTCCGTGGCGGGCGGCGTGGGCCTGATCAGCGTGTTCAAGTGGCTGTTCAGCAGTGAGGACTTCGGCCTGATCAACACCCTGCGGCA encodes:
- a CDS encoding carbohydrate ABC transporter permease, with protein sequence MTNHAPARVQNAAPPAPYRRAHPARRFLTQHAPALGLTLPFLILFALFGIWPVLRSLYLSFTDYDAISTPTLIGTANYSTLLADPRFVKALTNTATYMVGTSLLSTALGLLLALVFGGQRLSDQIMRACFFLPSVAGGVGLISVFKWLFSSEDFGLINTLRQWLSLDPVRFLGSPMYAVPILIALGVWGLMGYNMILFVAGLRSIPGDIYEAAAIDGANPTQRFWRITLPLLRPTLLFVLVTSMIGAFQEFFSFYFLFSDTSNVGGILDSGLSLVVYLYDLGFRHLQMGMASALAWILFLMLFALTLLNLKLGRINDID